Proteins encoded within one genomic window of Dyadobacter chenhuakuii:
- a CDS encoding secondary thiamine-phosphate synthase enzyme YjbQ: MKIFQQSLTFREKRRGFHLITGDIINAMPQISQLTTGMCQVFIQHTSASLTINENADPTVRKDFEMYFNKTVKENDPDYEHDYEGSDDMPAHLKASILGSSVMIPIKNGRLALGTWQGIYLCEHRDHGGPRGVVVTAWGE, from the coding sequence ATGAAAATATTTCAGCAAAGTCTAACATTCCGTGAAAAGCGCCGGGGCTTTCACCTCATCACCGGCGACATTATCAATGCGATGCCGCAAATTTCGCAGCTCACCACAGGCATGTGCCAGGTTTTCATCCAGCACACCTCCGCCTCGCTCACGATCAACGAAAACGCCGACCCCACCGTGCGAAAGGATTTCGAAATGTATTTTAATAAAACCGTCAAAGAAAACGACCCCGATTACGAGCACGACTACGAAGGTTCCGACGACATGCCAGCCCACCTGAAAGCCTCCATACTAGGCAGCTCCGTCATGATCCCCATCAAAAACGGTCGCCTAGCCCTCGGGACCTGGCAAGGCATCTATCTCTGCGAACACAGAGACCACGGCGGCCCACGCGGGGTTGTTGTGACGGCTTGGGGGGAGTAG
- a CDS encoding glycosyl-4,4'-diaponeurosporenoate acyltransferase CrtO family protein: protein MKKALILILTTGMTIGSIYALIHYIGMQSFSFAWILNFLLMASVLTFTETLKSPLTSPYFDTKPWERKGEIYESFGINIYRKVLVLTGWEKLNKKANPIAKNISALTHLYYKTKQSELGHIIILFVVFSFNIFVAFQYGIVKSLWLFILNILLNLYPVLLQRYNRPRIARAISLSKF, encoded by the coding sequence ATGAAAAAAGCGCTGATCCTGATCCTTACTACGGGAATGACCATCGGTTCCATTTACGCACTGATCCATTATATTGGAATGCAAAGTTTTTCATTTGCGTGGATCCTTAATTTCTTACTGATGGCGAGTGTGCTAACATTTACGGAAACGCTTAAAAGCCCTTTGACTTCTCCCTATTTTGATACAAAACCCTGGGAACGGAAAGGGGAAATCTACGAGTCTTTCGGGATCAACATTTATAGAAAAGTACTCGTATTGACGGGCTGGGAGAAATTGAATAAGAAAGCCAATCCAATAGCCAAGAATATCAGCGCTTTAACGCATTTATACTATAAGACAAAACAGTCTGAACTGGGTCATATAATTATTTTATTCGTCGTTTTTAGTTTCAATATTTTTGTGGCATTTCAGTATGGCATTGTCAAATCGTTGTGGTTATTTATTCTCAATATCCTGCTGAATCTATATCCTGTGTTACTTCAACGATACAACCGGCCGCGAATAGCACGAGCCATAAGTTTAAGCAAATTTTAG
- a CDS encoding glycosyltransferase family 2 protein, producing MNIIPISVLTIVKSRQEALRNLVLGLDNAESYPAELIIVNMNEPASELVSENFPIRSVRFDDAERLPLAAARNFAAKQAAHPFMIFLDVDCIPSPDLVEKYFNACQAGAHLWIGPVRYLRQEATAENGFLSKMWELSTPDPVRADLREVNHALFWSLNFACSQETYERIGGFDTRFTGYGAEDTDFGFAARKQGVELSVADAVAFHQYHPSYNPPLNHFEDILINARTFFNKWQIWPMEGWLRKFENAGLIKWENDEITILRRPTETEVNQALKSG from the coding sequence ATGAACATTATACCCATTTCCGTCCTTACCATAGTGAAATCCAGGCAGGAGGCGCTTCGCAACCTCGTTCTGGGCCTTGACAATGCTGAATCTTATCCGGCCGAGCTGATCATAGTCAATATGAATGAGCCGGCAAGTGAGCTGGTTTCTGAAAATTTCCCGATCCGCTCCGTTCGGTTTGATGATGCCGAAAGGCTGCCTCTTGCTGCGGCGCGGAACTTTGCGGCGAAACAAGCAGCGCATCCTTTCATGATTTTTCTGGATGTGGACTGCATTCCTTCGCCGGATTTGGTAGAAAAATATTTTAACGCGTGCCAAGCCGGTGCACATTTGTGGATAGGGCCGGTCCGGTATCTTCGTCAGGAAGCCACAGCGGAAAATGGTTTTCTTTCAAAAATGTGGGAATTAAGCACGCCGGATCCCGTTAGGGCTGATTTGCGGGAGGTGAATCATGCGCTTTTCTGGTCGCTTAACTTTGCTTGCAGCCAGGAAACGTATGAGCGTATTGGTGGTTTTGATACCCGATTTACCGGTTATGGTGCAGAAGATACCGATTTCGGTTTTGCAGCCCGTAAGCAGGGCGTGGAGCTGAGTGTTGCGGATGCCGTGGCATTTCATCAATATCATCCCAGCTACAACCCGCCGCTCAATCATTTTGAAGACATTCTTATCAATGCCAGAACCTTTTTTAACAAATGGCAGATCTGGCCTATGGAAGGCTGGCTGCGAAAATTTGAAAATGCAGGGTTGATCAAATGGGAAAATGATGAGATCACGATTTTGCGCAGACCGACAGAAACCGAGGTTAATCAAGCGTTGAAGTCAGGATAA
- a CDS encoding glycosyltransferase, with the protein MSANFAFYIHHHGSGHLMRALSIASQLKDARVTFLGSDLTRFAAIIPATIQCIHLPHDVPGTEDPFASRMHLGFLHYAPVNVEKVAKRAAVISAALHALFPVILIVDVSVEVTLLATLCGTPTVVIRQNGDRDDLAHLHAYESAQLLIAPSPEELMNPSPQDWVNQKTFFSGGFSKYSGKEKYAEKTENPAIGILVGSGGTSINGKVINALAAQCSERSILVIGNVADHNHMAAHNVIFHGQINDPASVLAQCRVVIGNAGHNTVMEMADLGKKFVCIPEDRPFQEQLRKAELLDQNGTAVLVQPEELDQTNWKTVIQKAENLPDDCWKGVIEDSALADVALRLHELWDTNFPERLA; encoded by the coding sequence ATGTCCGCTAATTTCGCCTTCTATATTCACCACCACGGCTCGGGACATTTGATGCGCGCGTTGTCGATTGCATCACAGCTTAAAGATGCACGGGTGACATTTCTGGGAAGTGATCTCACGCGTTTTGCAGCCATTATTCCGGCTACAATTCAATGTATACACCTGCCGCATGATGTTCCAGGTACGGAAGACCCTTTTGCTTCGCGCATGCATTTGGGTTTTCTGCATTATGCACCTGTTAATGTTGAAAAAGTTGCCAAACGCGCCGCCGTAATCTCGGCGGCGCTGCATGCATTATTTCCGGTGATACTGATTGTCGATGTGTCTGTGGAGGTTACCTTACTGGCCACTTTATGCGGGACACCAACCGTAGTGATCCGTCAAAACGGGGACCGAGATGATCTGGCGCATTTACATGCATATGAAAGTGCCCAGCTGCTGATCGCACCATCGCCGGAAGAGTTGATGAACCCTTCACCGCAGGATTGGGTAAATCAAAAAACCTTCTTTTCGGGGGGATTTTCAAAATATTCAGGGAAAGAAAAATATGCAGAGAAAACTGAAAATCCTGCAATTGGCATCCTTGTAGGCTCCGGAGGGACCTCTATTAATGGAAAGGTGATCAATGCTTTGGCGGCGCAATGTTCGGAAAGATCTATCCTGGTGATTGGTAATGTTGCTGATCATAATCACATGGCTGCACACAATGTAATTTTTCACGGGCAAATTAATGATCCCGCATCTGTACTGGCCCAATGCCGTGTTGTAATAGGCAATGCCGGGCATAACACGGTGATGGAAATGGCCGATCTGGGGAAAAAGTTCGTCTGCATACCTGAGGACCGTCCATTTCAGGAACAATTGCGCAAAGCCGAACTACTGGACCAAAATGGAACGGCTGTGCTTGTCCAGCCAGAAGAGCTGGATCAAACCAACTGGAAGACAGTCATTCAGAAGGCGGAGAACCTGCCTGATGACTGCTGGAAAGGCGTGATCGAGGACTCAGCGCTGGCTGATGTTGCGCTGCGGCTGCATGAACTTTGGGACACTAATTTTCCTGAAAGATTGGCTTGA
- a CDS encoding glycosyltransferase family 4 protein yields the protein MKIGIIAHLKYPITKPFMGGLEAFTYDICQRLLARGHDVLLYACAGSDPILNVRPILCEEDYRPITSSQFTSRQLSTEYISTHHAYVEMMQEIDKDELDVIFNNSLNYVPIMMSVLVKAPMVTVLHTPPIFELKNAIRREQNYGRVKYVSVSETNAENWKAYAPECDIIHNGIDLTTWAFYPENDRGYIMWFGRIHPDKGLHLAIDAAKLAGRKMKVAGAISDQHYYETEIMPRLDDSIELLGSCNHQQLNELIGNATVSLITPCWDEPFGLVVAESLACGTPVAGIAKGALPKLLDEQTGRLCSGDNVQELADCILAAEQLDRPACRQRAEDLFDVERMVDAYETLFESIALETAVTKMKTNVR from the coding sequence ATGAAAATAGGGATCATTGCACACCTCAAATATCCGATCACTAAACCCTTCATGGGAGGGCTGGAAGCGTTTACCTATGATATTTGCCAGAGATTGCTCGCGCGCGGTCACGACGTATTATTGTACGCATGCGCCGGCTCGGATCCTATTCTGAATGTCAGGCCGATCCTTTGCGAAGAGGATTACCGTCCCATTACATCCTCGCAGTTTACCTCCCGCCAGCTCAGCACTGAATATATTTCTACACATCACGCCTATGTTGAAATGATGCAGGAGATAGACAAAGATGAGCTGGACGTAATTTTTAATAACAGCTTGAACTATGTTCCCATTATGATGTCGGTGCTGGTTAAAGCGCCGATGGTAACTGTGCTGCATACGCCTCCGATCTTTGAGCTGAAAAACGCGATCCGCCGCGAACAGAATTACGGCCGGGTCAAATATGTGTCTGTCTCTGAGACCAATGCTGAGAATTGGAAAGCGTACGCACCTGAATGTGACATCATTCACAATGGCATAGATTTGACAACCTGGGCATTTTATCCTGAAAATGATCGCGGGTATATCATGTGGTTTGGGCGGATACATCCGGATAAGGGCTTGCACCTGGCCATAGATGCGGCCAAGCTTGCCGGCAGGAAAATGAAAGTTGCCGGGGCCATCAGCGATCAGCATTATTACGAAACTGAGATCATGCCGCGTCTGGACGATTCGATAGAATTACTCGGGTCTTGCAATCATCAACAGCTCAATGAGCTGATCGGAAACGCAACCGTATCACTGATCACGCCGTGCTGGGATGAACCGTTCGGACTGGTGGTTGCTGAGTCGCTTGCTTGCGGAACACCGGTTGCAGGCATTGCAAAAGGGGCCTTACCAAAATTACTTGACGAGCAAACGGGCAGATTATGCAGCGGGGATAATGTTCAGGAACTGGCGGATTGCATCCTGGCAGCAGAGCAGCTGGACCGCCCGGCTTGCAGGCAGCGCGCCGAAGATCTGTTTGATGTGGAAAGAATGGTGGATGCCTACGAAACATTGTTCGAATCGATAGCGCTTGAAACTGCAGTCACGAAGATGAAGACCAATGTCCGCTAA
- a CDS encoding MFS transporter, whose amino-acid sequence MIFTPKETLTEEEVKNGLNTVLKEGMTTEAMVTLAGGTFMVAFAILLGASNFQIGLLASLPTFTNIFQLVSVFLIRRYNNRRAVSVICCILARIPMVLLGAMPFFLGADAPVSLLLFFLFFYYLFGSIAGPSWNAWMKDLVPGDMLGTFFSKRSRYAQTLNVVLSIILAISIDYLRRHAPQYELYVYATMFMMAGVAGLAAVALLARVPEPRSYLPNENILKMFIKPLRDNNFQRLLVFNSLWLFAVNIATPFFTVYMLKTLGLTLAYIIPLTILSQLSSILTIGYWGKFADRYSNKTIISICAPLYVACVIAWCFVGIYTNLISNLALLAVIHIVSGSSNAGTNLALTNIGLKLAPSREAIVYLSVKNIVTSVFSSLAPLIGGYLADYYTLRQLRVIAEWSGPTLQKSFRLLLLHEWNFLFLIGAALTVVALQFLPRVREAGEVHKSVVKRIMRTSLKSNLRDYFVIDVLINWHSSLNNMLKINRVGSDDARRDE is encoded by the coding sequence GTGATCTTTACACCAAAAGAAACACTGACCGAGGAAGAAGTGAAGAACGGATTGAACACCGTTCTCAAAGAAGGGATGACCACCGAAGCCATGGTAACCCTTGCCGGGGGGACATTTATGGTAGCCTTCGCCATTTTGCTTGGCGCCAGCAATTTTCAGATCGGGTTACTTGCGTCCTTGCCTACATTCACCAATATTTTCCAGCTGGTGTCCGTGTTTCTGATCCGCAGATATAACAACCGGAGGGCCGTTTCGGTGATTTGCTGCATTCTGGCCCGTATCCCGATGGTTTTATTGGGTGCGATGCCATTTTTTCTGGGAGCAGATGCACCGGTCAGCCTGTTGCTCTTTTTCTTGTTCTTCTATTATCTGTTTGGCTCCATTGCCGGTCCAAGCTGGAATGCATGGATGAAAGACCTGGTGCCGGGTGATATGCTGGGCACTTTTTTCTCGAAGCGAAGCCGCTATGCGCAGACGCTCAATGTTGTACTCAGCATCATTCTGGCTATCTCAATCGATTACCTGCGCCGGCATGCGCCGCAGTACGAGCTGTATGTGTATGCAACCATGTTTATGATGGCGGGGGTGGCCGGTCTGGCGGCAGTGGCATTGCTGGCCAGGGTGCCCGAGCCAAGGTCGTATTTACCCAACGAGAATATCCTGAAAATGTTCATTAAGCCGCTGCGGGACAATAACTTTCAGCGATTACTTGTCTTCAATTCCCTCTGGCTTTTTGCCGTTAACATTGCCACACCCTTTTTTACAGTTTATATGCTGAAAACGCTCGGGCTTACCCTGGCGTACATTATTCCACTCACCATTTTAAGCCAGTTATCGAGTATTTTGACGATTGGATACTGGGGCAAATTCGCAGACCGGTACAGCAACAAAACGATCATCTCCATATGCGCGCCGCTCTATGTGGCATGCGTGATTGCGTGGTGTTTTGTAGGGATTTATACCAATTTGATATCCAACCTTGCCCTGCTGGCCGTGATCCATATCGTCAGCGGATCGAGCAATGCCGGCACCAACCTTGCGTTGACGAACATTGGCTTAAAGCTTGCTCCGTCCCGTGAAGCGATTGTTTATTTATCCGTCAAAAATATCGTAACGTCCGTTTTCTCATCCCTGGCGCCGTTGATAGGCGGTTATCTGGCTGATTATTATACATTGAGACAACTGCGCGTCATTGCCGAGTGGAGCGGGCCAACGTTGCAAAAATCGTTTCGGTTGCTGTTGCTGCATGAATGGAATTTCCTTTTCCTGATAGGCGCCGCGCTGACCGTGGTGGCATTGCAATTCCTGCCGCGTGTGCGTGAGGCAGGGGAGGTGCATAAGAGCGTGGTGAAAAGGATCATGCGTACGAGCCTGAAAAGTAACCTGCGGGATTATTTTGTGATTGATGTGCTGATCAACTGGCATTCTTCCTTGAATAATATGCTTAAAATCAATCGTGTAGGCTCCGATGACGCACGAAGAGACGAATAA